From one Sorangium aterium genomic stretch:
- a CDS encoding OmpA family protein: protein MDRRNLPGRAPRRPSRLRCALTAAALAAPALATLAPSAARAQERTFYLDRLRMAGAPDDGIGVWRPHMGERTRFFGQLGLGMSVHPLRDDNYVDNLAVEERIEGDGPVTAQLITYLNAGVEILGRGALQVSFPIVVFQDGNQTYHREIGLNQSVDLKTASPMDLRIDARFLALELDERRFRLGLTGAVFAPIGNTYSFAGDRGVSSSFGLGAEYDFKDFFVTLNTGVAIRPRVQLHELVVGSELTYGVGGYVPLLDGKLRLGAEIFGSFGLLKETAGELDASPIEWQLNSKMFLTKDKAVYVGAGVGTRMSGGYAPDFRGVALVGGSFGIADSDARSPGFNYVITAEKDTDGDGYPDVIDLCPEDPEDGKQPKPSDGCPDMPDRDGDGIPDVVDKCPDDPEDKDGIDDRDGCPEEDADQDGIPDAQDKCPKEPGQVVVEDPEKNGCPFYIRRITGSAEIEIMKQVEFEFDSSRILPQSYPILDEVVRLLKANPEIKLLSIEGHTDNQGTIDYNDRLAHNRAIAVRVYLINKGIQSERLTSVGYGSRRPLVSNDTPDGRQRNRRVEFHIKSQSIEGR, encoded by the coding sequence TACCTCGATCGCCTCAGGATGGCCGGCGCCCCCGACGACGGGATCGGCGTCTGGCGCCCGCACATGGGGGAACGGACGCGCTTCTTCGGGCAGCTCGGGCTGGGGATGTCGGTCCACCCGCTCCGCGACGACAACTACGTCGACAACCTCGCCGTCGAGGAGCGGATCGAGGGCGACGGACCCGTCACCGCCCAGCTCATCACCTACCTGAACGCGGGCGTCGAGATCCTCGGCCGCGGCGCCCTCCAGGTCTCGTTCCCCATCGTCGTGTTCCAGGACGGCAACCAGACCTACCACCGCGAGATCGGCCTCAACCAGAGCGTCGACCTGAAGACCGCCTCCCCGATGGACCTCCGGATCGACGCGCGCTTCCTCGCCCTGGAGCTCGACGAGCGCCGCTTCCGGCTCGGCCTCACCGGCGCGGTCTTTGCGCCCATCGGCAACACGTACTCCTTCGCCGGCGACCGGGGCGTGAGCAGCTCGTTCGGCCTCGGCGCCGAGTACGACTTCAAGGATTTCTTCGTCACCCTGAACACCGGCGTCGCGATCCGGCCGCGCGTGCAGCTCCACGAGCTCGTCGTCGGCAGCGAGCTCACGTACGGCGTCGGCGGCTACGTCCCGCTCCTCGACGGCAAGCTCCGCCTCGGGGCCGAGATCTTCGGCTCGTTCGGCCTCCTCAAGGAGACCGCGGGCGAGCTCGATGCCTCACCCATCGAGTGGCAGCTCAACAGCAAGATGTTCCTCACCAAGGACAAGGCGGTCTACGTGGGCGCCGGCGTCGGCACCCGCATGAGCGGCGGCTACGCGCCCGATTTCCGGGGGGTCGCCCTCGTCGGCGGCTCGTTCGGCATCGCCGACTCCGACGCCCGCTCGCCCGGCTTCAACTACGTGATCACGGCGGAGAAGGACACCGACGGCGACGGTTACCCCGACGTCATCGACCTCTGCCCGGAGGACCCCGAGGACGGCAAGCAGCCCAAGCCGAGCGACGGATGTCCGGACATGCCCGACCGCGACGGCGACGGCATCCCCGACGTCGTCGACAAGTGCCCGGACGACCCCGAGGACAAGGACGGCATCGACGATCGCGACGGCTGCCCCGAGGAGGACGCGGACCAGGACGGCATCCCCGACGCCCAGGACAAGTGCCCGAAGGAGCCGGGGCAGGTCGTCGTCGAAGACCCGGAGAAGAACGGCTGCCCCTTCTACATCCGCAGGATCACGGGCTCCGCCGAGATCGAGATCATGAAGCAGGTCGAGTTCGAGTTCGACAGCTCCAGGATCCTCCCGCAGAGCTATCCGATCCTCGACGAGGTGGTGCGCCTGCTCAAGGCGAACCCCGAGATCAAGCTGCTCAGCATCGAGGGGCACACCGACAACCAGGGCACCATCGACTACAACGACCGGCTCGCGCACAACCGCGCTATCGCGGTCAGGGTCTACCTGATCAACAAGGGCATTCAGTCGGAGCGGCTGACCTCCGTCGGCTACGGCTCCCGCCGGCCGCTCGTGTCCAACGACACGCCGGACGGCCGGCAGCGCAACCGGCGCGTCGAGTTCCATATCAAGTCGCAGTCGATCGAGGGCCGCTAA
- a CDS encoding PHP domain-containing protein: MRRTHRSLTRVALVPLAAAALAAPALPSCGGDRLLRAKRIEQRAELVGGPVAMADIGDFLLENDQIRVAILGGRDSPGPGIFGGAIVDVDRRRGRIGEEGGQGRDRFAEMFSLANLIVPDPTATDVSVLADGSDGAEAGIRVEGDGEFLFEAIGLLRAQEDLLGLFFPDVRSRIRFRTDYLLHPGDRFVTVRTVLLLDDRPPPGCEPQRSCAPCPNGVQQDPGGCLTCACSDVLPLDNATAPVSVFGGILGDPPEAAQEASSRRAGIVAGDFVFFGNQNDVFAPGAGFDEDTAVQDAWNAGRNSFQAPLTFDFVAAAGGDVSYGYFTKAEEGAAPSVVNVPLFASAATAFLSASRSCLFSEEDDAACDAHRALSYERYLAVGDGDVSSVTGVMHRLRGTATGAVSGHVLWEDTLEAAPNARVFVFADPDPARPFASLDELVAANREARGDVGLIDEIDADLGLDPSEDGDFRGALPPGSYLLVARNAAGTAMSAPVRVSLRAGQEVAVSPRLPAPARVRYRVADEAGQRVPAKLAFASLDEAGRRLQGDGRRRVYLGDGRLGNGKRAVEVTATGEGEVEIEPGRYRITVSRGIEYGIYVERDVTLAPGRTFQLDATLVREVDTSGWMSADMHLHSEPSFDSGMALPRRVAAVAAEGVELAVSTDHDVETDYRPTARALGLAPHLATAVGAEITTLEQGHFIGFPLEYDELDVPGHGAHDWTCEPGGAILDAIRASGDGTVAPLTIVAHPRDGFFGYIDQLGVDTYTMGRTPTFLEENNPVFRTASCAFDAMEVINGKRFDLVRTPSVAEVVHWNRCLARLNAAGSAAAIEAACPEVAGWLRAPCAAASAPGGASGAGAAGVALAVAVSDCKRRARTELAWALMKRILARTPDEQAKNWGFSGTTSDSQELCGPAALGGDPVPEDARDAPCTYRAGQVDDYFRYLERGFAPAQIASSDSHDGSKEPGFPRTYFRSATDSPAALEAPAAVESLRGAHAFATYGPFIRATIRGKTYGEVAAASAGESLELLFDVQTASWFGVDRVEIYLNGRMVRLLEPAMPPSAIVDVRGKVTFTAPDRDSWVVIIAMGLEDRNLMSPVSLDVPFGEIQLSRLAGDAFGRIPALSALFAPTPTVPDWSPVPPYAITNPIYIDVDGDGRYDAPLARPDFCSRPCDPDVLDPEQCPAQQVCLTEEAVCGFPIPGKCDHRRPALAHRDD, translated from the coding sequence GTGCGGCGAACCCACCGCTCGCTCACCAGGGTAGCGCTCGTCCCGCTCGCCGCCGCCGCGCTCGCCGCCCCCGCGCTGCCGAGCTGCGGGGGCGATCGGCTGCTCCGCGCCAAGCGGATAGAGCAGCGCGCCGAGCTCGTCGGCGGCCCGGTGGCGATGGCGGACATCGGCGACTTCCTCCTCGAGAACGACCAGATCCGCGTGGCGATCCTTGGCGGGCGGGACTCGCCTGGGCCGGGGATCTTCGGCGGGGCCATCGTCGACGTCGACCGGCGGCGCGGCCGGATCGGCGAGGAGGGCGGCCAGGGGCGGGACCGGTTCGCGGAGATGTTCTCGCTCGCCAACCTCATCGTGCCCGACCCCACGGCGACCGACGTCTCCGTGCTCGCGGACGGCTCCGACGGCGCAGAGGCCGGGATCCGCGTCGAGGGAGACGGAGAGTTCCTGTTCGAGGCGATAGGCCTGCTCCGGGCGCAGGAGGATCTGCTCGGCCTCTTCTTCCCCGACGTCCGCTCCAGGATCCGCTTCCGGACAGACTACCTCCTTCACCCGGGCGATCGGTTCGTGACGGTGCGCACGGTGCTCCTGCTCGACGACAGGCCGCCGCCCGGCTGCGAGCCCCAGAGGAGCTGCGCGCCGTGCCCGAACGGGGTTCAGCAGGATCCGGGCGGCTGCCTGACCTGCGCGTGCAGCGACGTCCTGCCGCTGGACAACGCCACGGCCCCTGTCTCGGTGTTCGGCGGCATCCTCGGCGACCCGCCGGAGGCCGCGCAGGAGGCGTCGTCGCGCCGCGCCGGCATCGTCGCCGGAGATTTCGTGTTCTTCGGCAACCAGAACGACGTCTTCGCGCCCGGAGCGGGCTTCGACGAGGACACGGCGGTCCAGGACGCGTGGAACGCGGGGCGGAACTCCTTCCAGGCGCCGCTCACCTTCGATTTCGTGGCCGCGGCGGGCGGCGACGTCAGCTACGGCTACTTCACGAAGGCCGAGGAGGGCGCGGCGCCATCGGTGGTCAACGTGCCCCTCTTCGCGAGCGCGGCGACGGCGTTCTTGTCCGCCAGCCGATCGTGCCTGTTCAGCGAGGAGGACGACGCGGCGTGCGACGCCCACCGCGCGTTGAGCTACGAGCGCTACCTCGCCGTGGGCGACGGCGACGTCTCGAGCGTGACGGGCGTGATGCACCGGCTCCGCGGGACCGCGACGGGCGCGGTCAGCGGCCACGTGCTCTGGGAGGACACCCTCGAGGCCGCGCCGAACGCCCGCGTGTTCGTCTTCGCCGATCCCGATCCCGCGCGGCCCTTCGCCTCGCTGGACGAGCTCGTGGCGGCCAACCGCGAGGCGCGCGGCGACGTGGGCCTCATCGACGAGATCGACGCGGATCTCGGCCTCGACCCGTCCGAGGACGGCGATTTCCGCGGCGCTCTGCCGCCCGGCAGCTACCTGCTCGTGGCGAGGAACGCGGCGGGGACGGCGATGTCGGCGCCCGTCCGGGTGAGCCTGCGGGCCGGACAGGAGGTCGCCGTGTCGCCGCGCCTCCCTGCGCCGGCGAGGGTGCGCTACCGCGTCGCGGACGAGGCAGGCCAGCGGGTGCCGGCCAAGCTCGCCTTCGCCTCGCTCGACGAGGCGGGGCGGAGGCTCCAGGGCGACGGCCGGCGCAGGGTCTACCTCGGCGACGGGCGTCTCGGGAACGGCAAACGCGCCGTCGAGGTCACGGCCACCGGCGAAGGAGAGGTCGAGATCGAGCCGGGGCGATACCGGATCACGGTGTCGCGAGGCATCGAGTACGGCATCTACGTGGAGCGCGACGTCACGCTCGCGCCGGGCCGCACGTTCCAGCTCGACGCCACGCTCGTGCGCGAGGTCGACACGAGCGGGTGGATGTCGGCCGACATGCACCTCCACTCCGAGCCGAGCTTCGACAGCGGCATGGCGCTGCCGCGGCGGGTGGCCGCCGTGGCGGCGGAGGGCGTGGAGCTCGCGGTGTCGACCGACCACGACGTCGAGACGGACTACCGGCCGACCGCGCGCGCGCTCGGTCTCGCGCCTCACCTCGCCACGGCGGTCGGGGCGGAGATCACCACGCTGGAGCAGGGGCATTTCATCGGGTTCCCGCTCGAGTACGACGAGCTCGACGTCCCGGGCCACGGGGCGCACGACTGGACGTGCGAGCCCGGCGGGGCGATCCTCGACGCGATCCGGGCCTCCGGCGACGGCACGGTGGCGCCGCTGACCATCGTCGCGCACCCGCGCGACGGCTTCTTCGGCTACATCGACCAGCTCGGCGTCGACACGTACACGATGGGCCGGACGCCGACGTTCCTCGAGGAGAACAACCCCGTCTTCCGGACCGCCAGCTGCGCGTTCGACGCGATGGAGGTCATCAACGGCAAGCGGTTCGATCTGGTGCGCACGCCGAGCGTGGCCGAGGTCGTCCACTGGAACCGCTGCCTCGCGCGGCTGAACGCCGCCGGGAGCGCCGCCGCGATCGAGGCGGCGTGCCCCGAGGTGGCGGGCTGGCTGCGAGCGCCGTGCGCGGCGGCGTCCGCGCCGGGCGGCGCTTCCGGCGCAGGCGCGGCTGGCGTCGCTCTCGCTGTCGCTGTCTCCGATTGCAAGCGCCGCGCCCGCACTGAGCTCGCGTGGGCGCTGATGAAGCGCATCCTCGCCCGGACGCCCGACGAGCAGGCGAAGAACTGGGGCTTCTCCGGAACGACCTCCGACAGCCAGGAGCTCTGCGGGCCCGCGGCGCTCGGCGGCGATCCGGTCCCCGAGGACGCGCGCGACGCGCCGTGCACGTACCGCGCAGGCCAGGTGGACGACTATTTCCGCTACCTCGAGCGGGGCTTCGCGCCGGCGCAGATCGCCAGCAGCGACAGCCACGACGGGTCGAAGGAGCCGGGCTTCCCGCGGACCTATTTCCGGAGCGCGACCGACTCCCCTGCCGCCCTCGAGGCGCCGGCTGCGGTCGAGAGCTTGCGTGGCGCGCACGCCTTCGCGACGTACGGCCCCTTCATCCGCGCGACGATCCGCGGCAAGACGTATGGTGAGGTGGCGGCGGCGAGCGCCGGGGAGTCGCTCGAGCTCCTGTTCGACGTCCAGACGGCGAGCTGGTTCGGCGTCGATCGTGTGGAGATCTACCTGAACGGCCGGATGGTCCGCTTGCTGGAGCCGGCCATGCCGCCGAGCGCGATCGTGGACGTGCGCGGCAAGGTCACCTTCACGGCGCCGGATCGCGACTCCTGGGTGGTGATCATCGCCATGGGGCTCGAGGACAGGAACCTCATGAGCCCTGTCTCCCTGGACGTCCCCTTCGGTGAGATCCAGCTGTCCCGGCTGGCCGGCGACGCGTTCGGCAGGATCCCCGCGCTCAGCGCCCTGTTCGCGCCCACGCCGACGGTGCCCGACTGGTCGCCGGTCCCGCCCTATGCGATCACGAACCCGATCTACATCGATGTCGACGGCGACGGCCGCTACGACGCCCCGCTGGCGAGGCCCGATTTCTGCTCTCGTCCCTGCGATCCGGACGTCCTCGATCCGGAGCAGTGCCCCGCCCAGCAGGTTTGCCTGACGGAAGAGGCGGTCTGCGGCTTTCCGATCCCCGGCAAGTGCGACCATCGTCGCCCGGCGCTCGCGCACCGCGACGACTGA
- a CDS encoding porin — MRHLARVAGGAAVLLAVATPRAQEPEPAAEEPAAAIASPGDAQAGGVEAAGEPEGAAAPAARASAPAREPRPREAPAPASPAAASGDLLPPGFRERVRVALGPLEIAPIALLALQAAPYVGDDALSQAGDSAERPGFRLRRVRAGLRGDVAGLVRFAISTELAGDDEGTARIHEAWAGVTAARAFEVIAGARTVPFSRSAMTGAGDGALAERPLAVRAIAPFTQVGIQAEGHFQDRAFSCHAGVYNAFQRSDQFYAGPSESLAPLGNRFEGIAVAGRVATEPQGPLGRTLQDVARSPFRLGVGADGFFSDGGARALYGASADVLVHAAGLHALGEVLWTGASPKAVPTQPIAQITSVSSLALVFEAGYMLIARRLGVSGRVEWIDPNLDIDDEGDNLVLTGGVSYHAYDDLVKAQLEYTHREELGGLSLSNDALLLQLQLSL; from the coding sequence ATGAGGCACCTCGCTCGCGTCGCAGGCGGCGCCGCAGTCCTCCTCGCCGTCGCGACGCCGCGTGCGCAGGAGCCCGAGCCCGCGGCGGAGGAGCCCGCCGCCGCGATCGCGAGCCCGGGTGACGCGCAGGCAGGAGGGGTCGAGGCGGCCGGCGAGCCGGAAGGCGCAGCGGCGCCGGCCGCTCGGGCGAGCGCGCCCGCGCGGGAGCCACGGCCGCGCGAGGCGCCAGCGCCGGCGTCTCCGGCGGCCGCGAGCGGCGACCTCTTGCCGCCGGGCTTCCGGGAGCGGGTGCGGGTCGCGCTCGGACCGCTGGAGATCGCGCCGATCGCGCTGCTCGCGCTGCAAGCCGCGCCCTACGTGGGCGACGACGCGCTGAGCCAGGCCGGCGACAGCGCCGAGCGGCCCGGCTTCCGGCTGCGCCGGGTCCGCGCCGGGCTGCGCGGCGACGTCGCGGGGCTCGTGCGGTTCGCCATCTCCACGGAGCTCGCCGGGGACGACGAGGGGACGGCGCGAATCCACGAGGCGTGGGCCGGCGTCACGGCGGCGCGCGCGTTCGAGGTGATCGCGGGCGCGCGCACCGTGCCCTTCTCGCGCTCGGCGATGACCGGCGCCGGTGACGGCGCCCTCGCCGAGCGGCCGCTCGCCGTCCGCGCGATCGCCCCGTTCACGCAGGTCGGGATCCAGGCCGAAGGGCACTTCCAGGACCGCGCCTTCAGCTGTCACGCGGGCGTCTACAACGCCTTCCAGCGCTCGGATCAGTTCTACGCAGGTCCCTCCGAGAGCCTCGCTCCCCTCGGCAACCGCTTCGAGGGGATCGCCGTCGCCGGCCGGGTCGCCACCGAGCCGCAGGGCCCGCTCGGCCGTACGCTCCAGGACGTCGCCCGCTCGCCCTTCCGCCTCGGGGTCGGCGCCGACGGCTTCTTCAGCGACGGCGGCGCGCGCGCGCTCTATGGCGCGAGCGCCGACGTCCTGGTGCACGCCGCGGGGCTGCACGCGCTCGGCGAGGTGCTCTGGACCGGGGCGAGCCCCAAGGCGGTGCCCACCCAGCCGATCGCGCAGATCACCTCGGTCTCGTCGCTCGCGCTCGTCTTCGAGGCAGGCTACATGCTCATCGCCCGGAGGCTCGGTGTCTCGGGTCGGGTGGAGTGGATCGACCCCAACCTGGATATCGACGATGAAGGGGACAACCTCGTGCTCACCGGCGGCGTGAGCTACCACGCGTACGACGATCTGGTGAAGGCGCAGCTCGAATACACGCATCGTGAGGAGCTCGGCGGGCTGTCGCTCTCGAACGACGCGCTCCTCCTGCAACTCCAGCTCTCGCTGTAG
- a CDS encoding MopE-related protein: MSTRTRAVRRRPLAWSGGLAAVVGLALASGVAPSCAGAAGPDMPRGGGGEGAADCPADCAADPTAPLCDRETGDCVACLPGPVACPPGHYCDPEAKRCLAGCEAESDCAAPLTCDPAKHACVACIVDGDCPLGALCTGEGECVQGCSAAHPCESGAACCDGVCRDLQTDALSCGMCGRACPELSHAGIGCVSGACALTACEDGFLDCNHDPADGCEHDEAERGRCSCTPGDTRACYEGPPGTEGVAPCAPGVSTCRPSGLSWGPCLHQVLPALDVCADGVDNDCDGTVDNTPDQDGDGWTICDGDCCDSPSDGCSAPALVNRGAFEVAGNGIDDDCDGVADNTAPCDAGLTSDSATALDYAKAIDLCVTTTASPPSRSQRTWGVLSASFHRADGAGAPAAAQRSIRQGFGSGIAPLRGARLAVLSTGVAAAEAAPNNTRPSFAPFQGGQDMGTSSRVPADWLDANGDNLPNAPGCPDPQGGATAYDPVMLKLRVRVPTNASAFSVSTFFLSSEYPEWVCSRFNDFFLALLDSTFEPFPGETANPADGNLAFYDPPPAGAPVYPLGTNLAFGGTGLFTQCVNGPTGCGGGATPGTTTTCTSIAQLRGTGFDATRPRAQFDGEPGWCGSSERAGGGTGWLVMHGNVTPGEIMELRFALWDTGDPWNDSVALLDNFQWSTFASTPGTRE, encoded by the coding sequence ATGTCGACAAGAACCCGCGCAGTCCGTCGCCGCCCGCTGGCCTGGAGCGGAGGGCTCGCCGCCGTGGTCGGGCTCGCGCTGGCGTCCGGTGTGGCGCCGTCCTGCGCCGGCGCGGCAGGCCCCGACATGCCGCGAGGAGGCGGAGGCGAGGGCGCTGCCGATTGTCCGGCCGACTGCGCCGCGGACCCGACCGCCCCGCTGTGCGACAGGGAGACGGGCGACTGCGTGGCCTGCCTGCCCGGCCCCGTCGCGTGCCCGCCCGGTCATTATTGCGATCCCGAGGCGAAGCGCTGCCTGGCCGGCTGTGAAGCCGAGTCCGACTGCGCTGCTCCGCTCACCTGCGATCCAGCGAAGCACGCCTGTGTTGCCTGTATCGTCGACGGCGACTGTCCCCTGGGCGCGCTGTGCACCGGAGAAGGCGAGTGCGTTCAGGGCTGCTCGGCGGCGCACCCGTGCGAGAGCGGCGCGGCGTGCTGCGATGGAGTCTGTCGGGACCTCCAGACGGACGCGCTGAGCTGCGGCATGTGCGGTCGCGCCTGTCCGGAGCTCTCGCACGCCGGGATCGGCTGCGTCTCGGGCGCGTGCGCGCTCACCGCCTGCGAGGACGGGTTCCTCGACTGCAACCACGACCCGGCGGACGGGTGCGAGCACGATGAAGCAGAGCGCGGGCGCTGCTCGTGCACGCCGGGCGACACGAGGGCGTGTTACGAGGGACCGCCCGGCACCGAGGGGGTCGCTCCCTGTGCCCCCGGGGTCTCCACGTGCAGGCCGAGCGGCCTCTCGTGGGGGCCGTGCCTCCACCAGGTGCTGCCGGCGCTCGACGTGTGCGCCGACGGCGTCGACAACGACTGCGACGGTACCGTCGACAACACACCCGATCAGGACGGCGACGGGTGGACGATCTGCGATGGCGATTGCTGCGACTCCCCGTCGGACGGGTGCAGCGCCCCGGCTCTCGTGAACCGCGGCGCGTTCGAGGTGGCGGGTAATGGGATCGACGACGACTGCGACGGCGTGGCGGACAACACCGCGCCTTGCGACGCCGGGCTCACGAGCGACTCGGCGACCGCGCTCGATTACGCGAAGGCGATCGACCTCTGCGTCACCACGACGGCGAGCCCGCCGTCGCGGTCGCAGCGCACGTGGGGGGTCCTCTCCGCGAGCTTCCACCGCGCCGACGGCGCCGGCGCGCCGGCGGCGGCCCAGCGGTCGATCCGCCAGGGCTTCGGCTCCGGCATCGCTCCGCTCCGGGGCGCGCGGCTCGCTGTGCTCTCGACCGGCGTCGCCGCGGCCGAGGCGGCGCCGAACAACACGAGGCCGAGCTTCGCCCCGTTCCAGGGCGGCCAGGACATGGGGACGTCGAGCAGGGTGCCCGCGGACTGGCTCGACGCGAACGGCGACAACCTCCCGAACGCGCCCGGGTGCCCTGACCCGCAGGGCGGCGCGACAGCCTACGATCCCGTGATGCTGAAGCTGCGCGTCCGCGTGCCGACCAACGCGAGCGCGTTCAGCGTCTCGACGTTCTTCCTCTCGTCCGAGTATCCCGAGTGGGTGTGCAGCCGCTTCAACGACTTCTTTCTGGCGCTCCTCGACTCGACGTTCGAGCCCTTTCCAGGCGAGACGGCGAACCCGGCGGACGGGAACCTCGCCTTCTATGACCCGCCGCCCGCCGGGGCGCCGGTCTACCCGCTGGGCACGAACCTCGCGTTCGGTGGCACCGGGCTCTTCACCCAGTGCGTGAACGGACCGACAGGGTGCGGCGGCGGCGCCACCCCCGGCACGACGACCACCTGCACGAGCATCGCCCAGCTCCGCGGGACGGGGTTCGATGCCACGAGGCCGCGCGCCCAGTTCGACGGTGAGCCCGGCTGGTGCGGCTCGAGCGAGCGCGCGGGCGGCGGGACCGGATGGCTGGTCATGCACGGCAATGTCACCCCAGGTGAGATCATGGAGCTGCGCTTCGCACTTTGGGACACCGGCGATCCCTGGAACGATTCCGTGGCCCTCCTCGACAACTTCCAGTGGTCGACGTTTGCCTCGACGCCCGGCACGCGCGAGTGA
- a CDS encoding helix-turn-helix transcriptional regulator: MRPPAAPARADAGAPAAASKRPPPPDEDEDDDDDDARGGAQRGRPRGPFTQHRRLDSLRSLLQKHPAGLTIYDLARELNVTPRSLRRYLVEVKRELDLVSVATRPGGPRLWRLSPSEAPRRVEVRRTQAYALLAARRLFEPMRGSTLFEEIDLAAQRLLGVARRPGRGPNAGVADARLEERFLYLPFAPKDYAARTEELDDLFQSVADLRPLRCRYRRSRDGREERVLIHPYALVLYKDAIYCVGLHVGRGEVRTFLLDRMRDTECAVTERFELPPDFSIDDYFQGQFGIWRGGEPRRVVIDFDERVTEFVRTRKVHPSQEITPLSGGGVRLTMLIGDMTELATWVLGFGETARVVEPPDLVDRVKRELAGALARYEEPPAEV, translated from the coding sequence GTGCGCCCTCCAGCGGCCCCTGCGCGGGCGGACGCGGGTGCTCCAGCGGCCGCCTCGAAGCGGCCTCCTCCGCCGGACGAGGACGAGGACGACGACGACGACGACGCGCGGGGCGGCGCGCAGCGCGGCCGGCCGCGAGGCCCGTTCACGCAGCACCGGCGCCTCGACTCGCTGCGCAGCCTGCTGCAGAAGCACCCTGCCGGCCTGACGATCTACGATCTCGCGCGCGAGCTCAACGTCACGCCGCGCTCGCTCCGGCGCTACCTCGTCGAGGTCAAGCGCGAGCTCGATCTCGTGTCGGTCGCCACGCGCCCCGGGGGCCCTCGTCTCTGGCGGCTGTCTCCGAGCGAGGCGCCCCGGCGCGTCGAGGTGCGGCGGACGCAGGCGTACGCCCTGCTCGCCGCCCGCCGGCTGTTCGAGCCGATGCGCGGCTCGACCCTGTTCGAGGAGATCGACCTCGCCGCGCAGCGCCTGCTCGGCGTCGCCCGCAGGCCTGGGCGCGGCCCGAACGCCGGCGTCGCCGACGCGCGGCTGGAGGAGCGCTTCCTCTATCTCCCGTTCGCCCCGAAGGACTACGCCGCGCGCACCGAGGAGCTCGACGACCTGTTCCAGTCCGTCGCCGACCTGCGACCCCTGCGGTGCCGCTACCGCCGCTCGCGGGACGGGCGCGAGGAGCGGGTGCTCATCCACCCGTACGCGCTCGTCCTCTACAAGGACGCGATCTACTGCGTGGGCCTCCACGTGGGGCGCGGCGAGGTGCGCACGTTCCTGCTCGATCGCATGCGCGACACGGAGTGCGCGGTCACCGAGCGGTTCGAGCTGCCCCCGGATTTCTCGATCGACGACTACTTCCAGGGCCAGTTCGGCATCTGGCGCGGGGGCGAGCCCCGGCGCGTCGTGATCGACTTCGACGAGCGCGTGACCGAGTTCGTGCGGACGCGCAAGGTGCATCCCTCTCAGGAGATCACGCCGCTGTCCGGCGGCGGCGTGCGGCTCACGATGCTCATCGGCGACATGACGGAGCTCGCGACGTGGGTCCTCGGCTTCGGCGAGACCGCGCGCGTGGTCGAGCCGCCCGACCTCGTGGACCGCGTGAAGCGCGAGCTCGCCGGCGCGCTCGCCCGCTACGAGGAGCCGCCGGCCGAGGTCTAG